GCCGTACCTGCATCTGAACCGGGAAACTCCTTCACTGTCCGGCGGTGAGGCACAGCGTCTGAAGCTGGTCCGGTACATGGGCAGCAGTTTGACGGGGCTGACCTATATCTTTGATGAACCCAGCGCCGGTATGCATCCACGTGATGTCTACCGCATGAATCATCTGCTAAGACAGCTTCGTGACAAGGGCAATACGGTACTTGTGGTGGAGCACGACAAAGATGTCATCTCTATCGCGGACTATGTAATTGATGTGGGGCCTCTGGCGGGGCAGAGCGGCGGGGAGATCGTGTTTGCGGGCAGTTATCAAAAGCTGCTGAAAGCCGATACCCTTACAGGCAGGGCAATGCGGCAGAAAATGCCGCTGAAGCCAAATCCCCGACAGCCGGCGGGCATGCTGCCCGTCCGAAATGCCTGCCTCCATAACCTGAAACATGTAGACGTGGACATCCCACTTGGGATTATGACCGTTGTGACCGGCGTGGCCGGTTCGGGAAAGAGCACGCTGATCTCCGAAGTGTTTGCCAGCCAGTATGAAAGCGATATTGTGATGGTGGACCAGGGCCCCATCACGGCGACAAACCGCTCCACGCCTGCATCCTACCTCGGCTTTTTTGATGAAATACGGAAACTGCTGGCGCGGGAGAGCGGAAAGCCGGACGGCCTGTTCAGCTTCAATTCCACAGGTGCATGCCCGGTGTGCGGCGGCAAGGGGGTTATCGTGACAGAACTTGCTTTCATGGACCCGATTGTGACAGAGTGCGAGACCTGCGGGGGACTGCGTTATAATCAGGAGGCACTCGCCTGTACCTACAAAGGAAAAAATATTGTGGAGCTTTTGAGCCTGACTGCTTCACAGGCGCTGGAAGTGTTCGAGGATGCCGGAATCAGAAGACGGCTGAAGGTGATGAAGCAGGTGGGTCTATCCTATCTGACACTGGGACAGCCGCTTGGCACGCTGTCCGGCGGCGAACGCCAGAGGATCAAGCTGGCGAAGAAACTGGGGAAGAGGGGCAAAATTATTGTGATGGACGAGCCAACCACCGGCCTGCACATGTCTGATATCCAGAATCTGATGGAGCTGTTCGATATGATCGTGTCCCGTGATAACACCCTGGTGGTGATCGAACACAATCTTGACGTGATGAAACAGGCGGATTGGATTATCGACATCGGACCGGACGGAGGCAAAAATGGGGGCGAGGTGGTATTTGCAGGAACCCCGATCGATATGGTGAGAAACGCAAACACGCTGACCGCCGATAGCCTTAGGGCCTCGTGTGAACGGTGAGACAGCAAAGAAAAACAGAGTTTGGACAAAGGAATGGTGGTAGATTAAGAATGAATGAAGATTATGAATTGCTGAAAAAGCTGGACAGACTGCACACAACAGAATTGGGTGTGGCGAGAATAAAAAGGAATCTGTCTTTAGATACAGAGAATGTGGTCGAATGGTGCAAAATAAAAATCAATTCTCCCAATGCTGTTATCACAAGAAACGGGAAAAACTGGTATGTGAGAACGGACGGCTACATCATCACGGTAAACGCATATAGTTATACCATTATCACGGCACATGCTGCGAAATGAAAAGATGCATCTTCTATTGACATTCTCAGGTCAGATGCTATAATCAGAAAAGAATAACATACAGTATTCAGCTAGGGGAGCCTTCGGGCTGAGAGAACCATACGTGTTGACCCTCACTACTTGATCCGGACCATACCGGCGTAAGGAAGCAGTGTAATAATCAGTAGAACCCTCCTGAATTCTGTCTAAGGAGGTTTTTTTGATGTCATTTTTTGTTAATGCTTCAGAGGATGGATATACGCTCACGTCAGGGGGATACGCGGCTGTAGGGATACTGCTGGCTGCTTTGCTGATCCTGGCTTCGGTTATTGCTGGCAGAGGAAAAAGAAAACACATGAATGCACGTCAGCTGGTGTTCTGTGCCATGTCGGTTGCTCTGGCATCCGTGTTGTCCATGCTGAAGGTCTATGAATTCCCGTTCGGCGGTGCGGTGACGCTTTGCAGCATGCTGTTTATCTGCCTGCCGGGATATTTTTACGGTCTGGGGGCCGGGCTTTTAAGCGCGACAGCCTATGGCGTGCTGCAGTTTCTGCTGGGACCCTATATTCTGTTTCCGATACAGATCATTGTCGACTATCTGCTTGCTTTCGGTGCATTTGGACTCTCCGGACTCTTTGCAAAGTCCAGGCGGGGGCTGCTGAAGGGGTATCTCATCGGTATCCTGGGACGCTATGTATTCTCGGTTCTCTCCGGATGGCTGTTTTTCGGGGAATATGCGTGGGCAGGATGGGGTGCACTGTCGTATTCACTGGTATATAATGCCGCATACATATTTGCAGAGGGGATACTGACAATCGTGATCCTGCTGATTCCGTCTGTCAGCAAAGCCCTGGCACGGGTAAAAGAGATGGCGATCAATTAATCAATAATTTTTGTTTTAAAAACTATTCACGATGTCTTCTTTGAGACAGAAACGATTCTTGTCAGCAGTCAGGAGTCCCTCTCTCTGCATTTTACTCAGTTCATTGGACATGGCACTGCGGTCGACACTCAGATAGTCCGCAAGCTGCTGACGGTTAAACGGTATGGTAAATTCAAAACATCCGTGGCGGGCAGCCTGAAATGACAGATAGGACATCAGTCTGCCCCGGATGGATTTCGATGATGTGTGGAAAATACGGCGTGACAGGTTCAGATTTTTCCGGGCAGAGATGGTGAGCAGGTTGCTGACCAGCCTGCTGTGGTGCTGACAGGCGTTGGGACAGGTCTTCAGCACACGTCCGATATTTAAAAATAAGATTTCAGATGCTTCGGCGGCAATCACACTCACCATCAGCGGTTCACCCGGGACACAGGCATACGTCTCTGCAAATACCTGGCCTGGCCCAACGCTGTCCAGAATACTTTTATTTCCCCACAGATCATCATTTTCAATCTGCACCCGGCCTGACAGCACGATGCCGAGAGACTGAACAACGTCACCGGAGCGGTAGATGGCTTCACCTCTTTTAAACGTTTTTTGTTCACAGCCCAGACAGTCTAATATAATCTTGATCTCTTCAGGAGAATCCCCTCGAAACAGTAAAGTCTTTGATAAAAAAATATAATCCATTTTTCACTCCTTTGTTGTTTTAACAACATACTTGTTGGAATGATTCTATTATACTGTACCCATAAAGTCAAGATAACAGACGGGAGGAAAACAAAATGGTTCGAAGAATTATCCAGATAGATGAAGAAAAATGTAATGGATGCGGCCTGTGTGCGGATGCCTGTCACGAGGGTGCGATAGGGATCACGGATGGAAAAGCGAGGCTGCTGCGGGATGACTACTGTGACGGTCTGGGCGATTGTCTTCCCGCCTGTCCGGTCGATGCGATACATTTCACAGAGCGTGAGGCGGCCGATTACGACAAGGAGGCTGTCGCTGCCAACCAGAAGCAAAAGATGGCGGTCCGACAGCCCGTGCCCGCGGCGGCGTCCGAGCTTGGACAATGGCCGGTGCAGATAAAGCTGGTGGCCGCAAATGCTCCTTTTCTTGCGGGAGCAGACCTGTTGATCGCAGCTGACTGTACAGCATATGCATACGGGGATTTTCACCGGGAATTTATGCGCGGCAGAGTAACGCTGGTCGGATGTCCAAAGCTTGATGAAACCGATTACAGTGATAAGCTGACGGAAATCATCAGTCAGAACCAAATCAGAAGCGTGACGGTGGTCCGGATGGAAGTTCCGTGCTGTTCCGGTATCGAACATGCTGCGGTGACAGCGCTTGAAAACAGCGGAAAACGTATTCCATGGCAGACGGTTACCATTTCTAAAGATGGGCGTGTCTTAGGATAAATAAGAATTACAATATGAGAAGAAGAGAGGAGATTCTATTATGAGTCAAAAAATGTTTTGTTTTCAGTGTGAACAGACAGCAGGGTGTTCCGGCTGTACAGGTAATGCGGGCGTCTGCGGTAAATCCGCAGGTACGGCGAGACTGCAGGATGAGCTGACAGGGGCGTTGATCGGACTGGCCCGTGCCTGCGCCGGCAATCCCAAAACAGAGAATACAGATCAGATCATCATCGACGGATTGTTTGCAACCCTTACCAATGTTAATTTTAATGATGAGACTCTTCGCAGCCTTATCGGCCGCGTAAATGGTGAGAAGACGATCGTTGTGCCGGGTTGCAGCGCATGCGGCTCCCCGTGCAAAGATACGGAAAATTATGATATGGAGAAACTGTGGAGTGACCAGGAGGACATCCGTTCCCTGAAATCACTGATTCTGTTCGGCATACGAGGCGTCGCTGCATATGCCTATCACGCAGCGGTTCTGGGCTACACAGATGAAGAAGTCAACAACTTTTTTTACAAGGCGCTCTCAGCCATCGCAGAGGACTGGGGAATGGAAGAACTGCTTCCTTTGGTGATGGAAACAGGAAAAGTGAATTTAAGCTGTATGGAGCTGCTTGACCGCGCAAATACTGAGACATTTGGAACGCCGGCTCCGGCTGAAGTGTCGTTATCCGTGGAGAAGGGACCGTTCATCGTGATCACCGGCCATGATCTGTATGATCTGAAGCTGCTGCTTGAGCAGACGGAAGGCAAGGGGATCAATGTGTATACGCATGGTGAGATGCTGCCCGCGCATGCTTATCCGGAGCTTAAGAAGTATGCTCATCTCAAAGGCAACTTTGGTACTGCATGGCAGAATCAGCAGAAAGAATTTGCAGACCTGCCGGCACCGATCCTGTTTACAACAAACTGCCTGATGCCGGTGAAAGACAGTTATGCCGACCGGGTGTTCACGACAGAGATGGTGTCTTATCCGGAGATGGTTCACATCGGAGAAGACAAAGACTTTACCCCTGTGATTGAAAAGGCACTGGAACTGGGGGGATTTGTTGAAGATAAAGAGTTTACCGGCATCAACGGCGGGAAAACGGTCATGACCGGATTTGGCCATGGTACTGTCCTGCAAGCTGCTGATCAGGTGATCGAGGCAGTAAAAGGCGGAGCGATCAAACATTTCTTCCTGGTTGGGGGCTGTGACGGAGCCCGTGCCGGCCGGAATTATTATACGGAATTTGTTCGTCAGACACCCGCGGATACGGTTGTGTTGACACTGGCGTGCGGAAAATACCGTTTCAACGATCTGGATCTGGGCACTATTGGAGGCCTGCCGCGGCTTATGGATATGGGACAGTGCAATGACGCATACAGTGCGATCAAAGTAGCTGCCGCACTTGCGGAAGCATTTGATTGCGGAGTCAATGAACTTCCATTGTCTATGGTACTCTCATGGTATGAGCAGAAAGCAGTCTGTATTCTGCTGACACTGCTTCACCTGGGGATCAAAAATATCAAACTGGGACCGACTCTGCCGGCGTTTGTATCGCCGAATGTCTTGAACTTCCTGGTGGAGAATTACAATATTGCCCCGATCACGACTCCGGAAGAAGATCTGAAAGAGATCCTTGCCCAGTCATAAAATGAAGACAGCCGCGCATGATAGACAATTGACTCATGCGCGGCTGTTATCAGGGTGTCTGAAGCTGTTCTTCATCTGTCCGGTCTTTTAAAATTTCGATGGACAGTATCAGATAGATTCTGTTCTGGGGATCGTCTAACTCCATTTTCAGAAATTGTTTGATTCTTCTCAGACGCTCCAGGCAGGTGGTCCGGTGAACGTACAATACGTCTGCTACTTTGCTGACATTACACTTTTCATGGTAATAAGTTTCGAGAGTCAGCAGATAACTGGTTTTATTCTGCCGGTCATATTCCCGCATCTGCAGGAGTCCTTTCGGCACAAGTGCTTCCGGGGGAAGATCACCGATACAGTGATACAGCATATAAGCAAGGCAATATTCGGAAAATTCGTAATACCACCTGGACGGATGTTTTCTTTTCCCTGCTTCCAGTGCGGAGACCGCCTGCAGGTAGGAATTTCTGATGGCCCGGATTCCTTCGGCAAGTCTTCCGGCTCCTGTTTTCATATAGTTTTCCCGGATAAAGATTCGCAGAGCAGCATCTTCCTGCCTGTCGGAATTCCCAAGGAGTGAATCATTTACAATAACAACAATATGGCTCTTATACTCCCAGGCGAAGGCAAAATGAAAGACAGTTTCTATCTGATGGCATTGAATCTGGACAAAACGGTAATTCTTCTCCTGCTCTGTAATTTCCAGGCAATATATCCGATAATCCTGATCTGATTTCCAGTTCAGCGAGTGCAGTACTCTGTAAAGCCTTCCCGCTTCAACGGGCGCCCCCTCCAGAATATCCTTAAAAACAGAGTCCTTCTCTTCGTGGTTTTGGCAGAGCAGCCAGTAATTCTGGTTATAATACATACAGATATATTTCCCGAGACATTCCAACAGACTGTTGTCACTTCGCCTGAAGGTCTGCAGGCTTTCCTGTAAATTCAGTCCGAGGGTAATGTTTCCCTCGCATCTTACACGATAACTAAGATTTCTGTATGGAAGGAACTGACTGGTATATAAGAATGCTGAAGAACTGTTCCAGAGCTTTTGAAATTCCGGTTCAAACCGAAAGCTGCACATGACTTCCTGATTTATCATTTCATCTTTGCTCGCCCGGTCACCGCCTGACCGTGTCATTGCCAGATAACGGTAATCCTGGTCACAGAGAAACAGAGGATTTTTGAAAATGTCTTCACTCGCGTCTATCATATCCTGGACAGCCCCGTGATTATTGATACAGTCCTGCAGAGTCTCTGCCCAACGGTTATATCTGTCAAATATTTCAATCATGCAATTCAGCGCTGTCTCCAATGTACAGTCCTTCATCACAAGGATGGTACAGCCCGTATGCTTTGCCCAGTCAGGTACAGTTTTGCAGCCTCCTGTTATGATCAGGCAGGAGCCTGATTCGATTTCCGGATTCCCTGTCAGAGATTCTTCCGTAACAAGATATACATATTCCGATGTCATACAGGCATCGCCCTGGTAAATTCGCAGTGCAGAATATACAGGCTCTTCATATCCAAGTCCTTCCCTGCATACGGTGATTCTGTCATCCAATTCATCTCTTATCAGACACGCACTTACTCTCATCTGTCCTCCCCAATTTCATATAGGAACTATGGTCATGTTCGGCTAAGTCTATTATACGTTCCTTTTTTCAGAGATTCAACTGAATCAGCTTAACCTCACCCGACAAACTGAAGTGTCAGTATAAAAAACCGTCTCTGTTTTGCGGATAGTATTCTTCTATTAAAAAATCTACAATAAATAAAAATAAATACAATTAATGTTAAGGAGGAAAATTTATGAACGCAAAAGAAAACCTGCTTCGCACGCTGACCGTTAACCAGCCTGAATGGGTACCGGATATGCTGAAGGATTTCCGGTATTTAATCGGACAGGCTGAAATCGGGGAGATGGTGGAAAACGATTATGACTGGTTCGGTGTCCACTGGACATCCTCTGACGATGGTCCCGGCATGCCGGCGCCCACTCCCGGCCGGGCACTGCTTGGGGACATCACCAAATGGCGCGAGACAGTGAAATTTCCTGATTTAGATGCCGTGGACTGGAATGCCATCGCTGATAAATGGGGAGTTCTCAAAGACCGTGATAAGATTGCCAATTACTATCTGATACCACAGGGCATATTTGAACGCACGCATGCTTTGATGGGATTTGAACAGGCTTTGATAGCGCTGTATGAGGAGCCGGAGGCTTATGAGGAACTGGTGGAGGCTTTAACCTGTTATAAAATCAAGCTGTACGGCAAACTTATTGATTATATGGGGGCTGATGCCATTGCCCACAGTGATGATTTTGGCACGCAGATCAGTACGTTTATCTCACCGGAGATATTCCGAAAGCTTTTCAAACCCAGGCTGGAACGGATTGCGGACAGCATCCATGCAAAAGGATGTATCGCCATTATGCACAGCTGCGGCAAAGTAGATACCCTGATGGATGATTTCGTGGAGTGCGGATTTGACGGATGGGAGCCGTGCATGGTCTGTAATGATCTGGATCAGATCGTGGAAAAGCATGGAAGGTATTTCTCGTTTAGCGGCGGGCTGAATGCCCAGGCGCTCAACGTTCCGGCCACGACGGAAGAGGACATTCGCTGTGAGCTTCGCAATCGTATCCGTCAGATCGGACGGTTTGGAGGTTATGTTCCCGCGTATGTATTACTTGAGCCAAAATACTATGAGGCATGTTCTGATGAGCTGAGAATTCTCAGGCAGGAAGGAACGCGTCTGGGATAACAAATCAGTTTTTCAGTATTCTCTTGACATAACTATACCCCTATGGGTATAATGTGCATATACCTGTAGGGGTATGGTGGGAGGGGATATCATGAAAAAACTGGAGGAATTACTGGAATGGGGAGGAATCAAGAAGGATATCATTTTTCTTCTGATTTCTGCCGCGGCATTACTGGCAAGTATCTTTAAGTTGGACCCATTTTCTTTTGATATGGCGTGGGTGGCAGTTATCTTATGCGGTGTTCCCATTATTTTAGAAGCGGTAATCGGTCTCGTGACCGCCTTTGATATCCGGGCTGATGTCCTGGTATCCATTGCGCTGATCGCTTCGATGATCATCGGGGAAGATTTCGCAGCAGGTGAGATCGCCTTTATTATGCAGCTCGGAGCTCTGCTGGAGGATTTGACAGTAGCCAGAGCCCGCGCGGGCATTGAAAAGCTTGTACATTTGACTCCCCGGACAGCCAGAAGGATACAGGGAACACAGGAAACTATCATTCCTGCGGAAGAGGTGCAGGTGGGTGATATCCTGCGGGTACTGCCGGGTGAGACGGTTCCGGTTGACGGTATAATCAAAGCAGGTCAGACTTCTGTCAATCAGGCGGTCATGACCGGCGAATCACTGCCGGTTGATAAAACGGCCGGTGACGAGGTGGCCAGCGGCACTGTCAATCAGTTTGGCTCTTTTGATATGGAGGCGACAAAAGCAGAAGAAGACAGTTCAATTCAGCGTATGATCCGGCTGGTCCGGTCAGCGGATGCGGGAAAGGCAAGGATCGTCGGGATTGCGGACCGCTGGGCGACCTGGATTGTGGTGATTGCCCTGACTGCCGCGGCTCTTACCTGGATGATATCAGGTGAATTGATCCGTGCGGTAACGATCCTTGTTGTGTTTTGCCCGTGCGCGATGGTTCTTGCAACACCAACAGCCATTATGGCGGCTATCGGAAATGCTACGCGGCACGGTTTCCTTGTGCGGGAAGGAGATGCGTTAGAGCGTCTCGCGTCGGCGGGATATATCACGTTTGATAAGACGGGGACACTGACGTACGGAACACCTCAGGTGGTAGCTGTTCACAGCTTCAAAGATGAACTTACGGAACATGAGCTTTATACTTACGCGGCATCTGCTGAACTGCGTTCTGAGCATCCGCTTGGGAAAGCAGTCGTACGCTGCTTTAAGGAAAATATAAAACCGGAAATTCCGGAGCCGGAGCAGTTTTCGATGCTGCCCGGGCGCGGTGTAAAGGCAATGCTAAGCGGGACACACGTCATTGCCGGAAATCTGGAATTACTGTCGGAAAATCAGATTCCGGTACCGGAATCTGCGGGGGATAACATAAAGCAGTATCTGGATGAGGGATGCACCGTGATCATGCTAGCGGTCGATGAGGAGCCAGCAGGTTTTATTGCACTGGCGGACACACTGCGCGATAGTGCTGCGCGGACTATTCTGGGCGTGAAGCAGGCGGGAGTAACACCGGTTCTCCTGACCGGGGATAATGAAAATGCTGCAAGACACATAGGAGGCCAGCTGCATATTGATGAAATCAGGGCGAACTGCCTGCCGGAAGATAAGCTGATATGGATAGACAGTTATCAAAAACAGGAAAAGCAGGTGTGTATGATCGGGGATGGCATCAATGATGCGCCGGCTCTGAAGAAAGCGTGTGTCGGAATCGCCATGGGCGGTGTGGGAAGTGACATCGCGGTGGATGCGGCTGATATTGTACTTGTCAACGATGATATCAGAGAAATCCCATATTTATTTTATCTGGCAAAACGGATGATGATTACGATCAAGTGTAACCTTGCCTTCTCATTGTCTTTAAACTTTATTGCGATCGTCCTGGCGATCACCGGGATATTGAATCCGGTTGTCGGAGCGCTGGTACACAATGCAGGCTCAGTGGCAGTCATTTTAAATTCAGCAGTTCTGCTGACATGGAAAAAAAGATGAAAGAGGAACCCCCCACGGGGCTTGTGGGGGACTCCTCTTTTTTGTAAGATAAAACAGAAAGCTGTCATATTTTGTAGAAGAGAGTGTGAAAAAGTATGTACATAAAAGAAAAAATTACCGATTACTGGAGCGACAGGGCCGAGAGCTACAGTCAGCAGAATCAGTTTCAGCTCACCAGCTGTTATGACAAATGGAAATCCCTGCTTTTGCAGTATGCACCCGACAGAAAGAATACAAAGATTCTGGATGTTGGCACGGGACCTGGATTTTTTGCGATCTTGCTCGCGAAAGAGGGATATCAGGTGACTGCAGTGGACCAGAATGCCGAGATGCTGCGGTGTGCCCAGGAAAATGCCAGACAGGCCGGAGTTGATATCTGTTTTCTGCAGACGGGGGATGAGCTTCCGTTCGCGGACGGCAGCATGGATATGATCGTCGCCAGGGATGTGACGTGGATGCAGCTGGAACCGGAAAAGGTGCTGGAATCCTGGTATCGGATATTGAAAAAGGACGGATGCCTGCTTTATTTTGATGCGGAGTGGTATGGTTATCTGAGAGATGAGAGACAGGCACAGGAGTATCGGTCATTCCGCCGGTATGTGAAAGAACAGTCCGGATTTGTATATGAAAAAGCGAATGAGATGGAACGCCTTGCGGCAGAATTTCCGCTTACATATCAGGAACGTCCAAAATGGGACGGAGAGTTCTGGAAATCACTGAACCCAAGACAGGTGTCCTGTAAGACGGAACTGAATCCGATCGTATATTCAGAGATCGAACAGCTGCAGTATGCGAAAACACCGGAGTTCCTGGTATGTGTTCAGAAGTAGAAAAGGGAATTCGATGAATAAATGGAAAAATACAGGTAAGAAAGTGATATCCAGTCTTCTGCAGACGATTCTGGTGCTGACAGGCATTACAATTGTAACATTTCTGATACTGTACCTGGCTCCCGGCAACCCGGCTGAGATCTGGCTGACGGGAGGCGATGCCAACGTGGGACAGATTTCCGAGGAGGCGATCAGAGAGCAGGAGGAAAAGATGGGGCTTGATAAGCCGTTTCTCGTACAGTACGGGACATGGCTTATCAGGGTTTTTCAGGGGGATCTGGGCAAGTCCATGACGACGTCGGCACCGGTCGCCGGAGAACTGGCGAAACATATCGTTCCGACACTGAGCCTGACGCTGGCATCACTTGTTTTGACTGTACTGATATCCGTTCCGCTGGGGGTCTACTGTGCGGTTTACAGGGACCGGCTGCTGGACAA
The Ruminococcus gauvreauii genome window above contains:
- a CDS encoding ATP-binding cassette domain-containing protein, which codes for MADILVQGLTQNNLKHVSFRIPREKITVFTGVSGSGKSSIVFDTIAAESQRQMNATYPAFVRARLPKYPKPAAERIDNLTASVVVDQSPLGGNSRSTVGTISGLYSSLRLLFSRIGKPYVGTASCFSFNDPAGMCKTCSGLGKIVKVDVEAIIEPDKSWKEGCVKDSLFRPGSWYWKQYAGSGLFDLDKPVREYTGEEYNLLLYGSRDGRGEPENPKVTGLFHKYTKTLLNRDISSKSRHTQDRSQNLISEVECTDCRGKRLNDTVLNCRIGGYSIADMCGMELTQLREVLSQISDQTVGVLIQTMIEGLDRMIEIGLPYLHLNRETPSLSGGEAQRLKLVRYMGSSLTGLTYIFDEPSAGMHPRDVYRMNHLLRQLRDKGNTVLVVEHDKDVISIADYVIDVGPLAGQSGGEIVFAGSYQKLLKADTLTGRAMRQKMPLKPNPRQPAGMLPVRNACLHNLKHVDVDIPLGIMTVVTGVAGSGKSTLISEVFASQYESDIVMVDQGPITATNRSTPASYLGFFDEIRKLLARESGKPDGLFSFNSTGACPVCGGKGVIVTELAFMDPIVTECETCGGLRYNQEALACTYKGKNIVELLSLTASQALEVFEDAGIRRRLKVMKQVGLSYLTLGQPLGTLSGGERQRIKLAKKLGKRGKIIVMDEPTTGLHMSDIQNLMELFDMIVSRDNTLVVIEHNLDVMKQADWIIDIGPDGGKNGGEVVFAGTPIDMVRNANTLTADSLRASCER
- a CDS encoding DUF3781 domain-containing protein, whose protein sequence is MNEDYELLKKLDRLHTTELGVARIKRNLSLDTENVVEWCKIKINSPNAVITRNGKNWYVRTDGYIITVNAYSYTIITAHAAK
- a CDS encoding energy-coupled thiamine transporter ThiT, which gives rise to MSFFVNASEDGYTLTSGGYAAVGILLAALLILASVIAGRGKRKHMNARQLVFCAMSVALASVLSMLKVYEFPFGGAVTLCSMLFICLPGYFYGLGAGLLSATAYGVLQFLLGPYILFPIQIIVDYLLAFGAFGLSGLFAKSRRGLLKGYLIGILGRYVFSVLSGWLFFGEYAWAGWGALSYSLVYNAAYIFAEGILTIVILLIPSVSKALARVKEMAIN
- a CDS encoding Crp/Fnr family transcriptional regulator, which produces MDYIFLSKTLLFRGDSPEEIKIILDCLGCEQKTFKRGEAIYRSGDVVQSLGIVLSGRVQIENDDLWGNKSILDSVGPGQVFAETYACVPGEPLMVSVIAAEASEILFLNIGRVLKTCPNACQHHSRLVSNLLTISARKNLNLSRRIFHTSSKSIRGRLMSYLSFQAARHGCFEFTIPFNRQQLADYLSVDRSAMSNELSKMQREGLLTADKNRFCLKEDIVNSF
- a CDS encoding ATP-binding protein, which encodes MVRRIIQIDEEKCNGCGLCADACHEGAIGITDGKARLLRDDYCDGLGDCLPACPVDAIHFTEREAADYDKEAVAANQKQKMAVRQPVPAAASELGQWPVQIKLVAANAPFLAGADLLIAADCTAYAYGDFHREFMRGRVTLVGCPKLDETDYSDKLTEIISQNQIRSVTVVRMEVPCCSGIEHAAVTALENSGKRIPWQTVTISKDGRVLG
- the hcp gene encoding hydroxylamine reductase yields the protein MSQKMFCFQCEQTAGCSGCTGNAGVCGKSAGTARLQDELTGALIGLARACAGNPKTENTDQIIIDGLFATLTNVNFNDETLRSLIGRVNGEKTIVVPGCSACGSPCKDTENYDMEKLWSDQEDIRSLKSLILFGIRGVAAYAYHAAVLGYTDEEVNNFFYKALSAIAEDWGMEELLPLVMETGKVNLSCMELLDRANTETFGTPAPAEVSLSVEKGPFIVITGHDLYDLKLLLEQTEGKGINVYTHGEMLPAHAYPELKKYAHLKGNFGTAWQNQQKEFADLPAPILFTTNCLMPVKDSYADRVFTTEMVSYPEMVHIGEDKDFTPVIEKALELGGFVEDKEFTGINGGKTVMTGFGHGTVLQAADQVIEAVKGGAIKHFFLVGGCDGARAGRNYYTEFVRQTPADTVVLTLACGKYRFNDLDLGTIGGLPRLMDMGQCNDAYSAIKVAAALAEAFDCGVNELPLSMVLSWYEQKAVCILLTLLHLGIKNIKLGPTLPAFVSPNVLNFLVENYNIAPITTPEEDLKEILAQS
- a CDS encoding PucR family transcriptional regulator: MRVSACLIRDELDDRITVCREGLGYEEPVYSALRIYQGDACMTSEYVYLVTEESLTGNPEIESGSCLIITGGCKTVPDWAKHTGCTILVMKDCTLETALNCMIEIFDRYNRWAETLQDCINNHGAVQDMIDASEDIFKNPLFLCDQDYRYLAMTRSGGDRASKDEMINQEVMCSFRFEPEFQKLWNSSSAFLYTSQFLPYRNLSYRVRCEGNITLGLNLQESLQTFRRSDNSLLECLGKYICMYYNQNYWLLCQNHEEKDSVFKDILEGAPVEAGRLYRVLHSLNWKSDQDYRIYCLEITEQEKNYRFVQIQCHQIETVFHFAFAWEYKSHIVVIVNDSLLGNSDRQEDAALRIFIRENYMKTGAGRLAEGIRAIRNSYLQAVSALEAGKRKHPSRWYYEFSEYCLAYMLYHCIGDLPPEALVPKGLLQMREYDRQNKTSYLLTLETYYHEKCNVSKVADVLYVHRTTCLERLRRIKQFLKMELDDPQNRIYLILSIEILKDRTDEEQLQTP
- a CDS encoding uroporphyrinogen decarboxylase family protein, which gives rise to MNAKENLLRTLTVNQPEWVPDMLKDFRYLIGQAEIGEMVENDYDWFGVHWTSSDDGPGMPAPTPGRALLGDITKWRETVKFPDLDAVDWNAIADKWGVLKDRDKIANYYLIPQGIFERTHALMGFEQALIALYEEPEAYEELVEALTCYKIKLYGKLIDYMGADAIAHSDDFGTQISTFISPEIFRKLFKPRLERIADSIHAKGCIAIMHSCGKVDTLMDDFVECGFDGWEPCMVCNDLDQIVEKHGRYFSFSGGLNAQALNVPATTEEDIRCELRNRIRQIGRFGGYVPAYVLLEPKYYEACSDELRILRQEGTRLG
- a CDS encoding heavy metal translocating P-type ATPase, translated to MKKLEELLEWGGIKKDIIFLLISAAALLASIFKLDPFSFDMAWVAVILCGVPIILEAVIGLVTAFDIRADVLVSIALIASMIIGEDFAAGEIAFIMQLGALLEDLTVARARAGIEKLVHLTPRTARRIQGTQETIIPAEEVQVGDILRVLPGETVPVDGIIKAGQTSVNQAVMTGESLPVDKTAGDEVASGTVNQFGSFDMEATKAEEDSSIQRMIRLVRSADAGKARIVGIADRWATWIVVIALTAAALTWMISGELIRAVTILVVFCPCAMVLATPTAIMAAIGNATRHGFLVREGDALERLASAGYITFDKTGTLTYGTPQVVAVHSFKDELTEHELYTYAASAELRSEHPLGKAVVRCFKENIKPEIPEPEQFSMLPGRGVKAMLSGTHVIAGNLELLSENQIPVPESAGDNIKQYLDEGCTVIMLAVDEEPAGFIALADTLRDSAARTILGVKQAGVTPVLLTGDNENAARHIGGQLHIDEIRANCLPEDKLIWIDSYQKQEKQVCMIGDGINDAPALKKACVGIAMGGVGSDIAVDAADIVLVNDDIREIPYLFYLAKRMMITIKCNLAFSLSLNFIAIVLAITGILNPVVGALVHNAGSVAVILNSAVLLTWKKR
- a CDS encoding class I SAM-dependent methyltransferase codes for the protein MYIKEKITDYWSDRAESYSQQNQFQLTSCYDKWKSLLLQYAPDRKNTKILDVGTGPGFFAILLAKEGYQVTAVDQNAEMLRCAQENARQAGVDICFLQTGDELPFADGSMDMIVARDVTWMQLEPEKVLESWYRILKKDGCLLYFDAEWYGYLRDERQAQEYRSFRRYVKEQSGFVYEKANEMERLAAEFPLTYQERPKWDGEFWKSLNPRQVSCKTELNPIVYSEIEQLQYAKTPEFLVCVQK